Below is a genomic region from Trueperaceae bacterium.
GACGACCGCTCCGTCTCGCCTCGGGTTGCCCAGGCCGTTGTAGACGATGGGCGCGCTCAGCAGGCTCCTCTGCACTTCGTCGACGTCAGGAGGCCTGGGCCGCGACCTGCTGAGGCTCTTGCCAGGCGCTTACATCGGGCCGGGCGATGATGTTGTAATCGCTGTCGCGCTGCACAGGCTTGAAACCTGCCAGGACTATCTGGCGGATGATCTCCGCTTCCGCGGTAGCGCGATGCTTGGCACCGGCCTGAGATACGACGTTCTCCTCGAGCATGGTAGATCCGAAGTCGTTGGCGCCGAAAAAAAGGGCCGTCTGGGCGACCTTGTAACCCATAGTCGGCCAGGAGGCCTGGAAGTTCTGGATGTTGTCGAGCACGAGGCGGCTCACCGCCAGGTTCTGGAGGTACTCGTGAGAGCCGGCGCCGGGTGCTTTGCCCTCGATCCGCACGCCCTTCGTTTGCAGTGTCCAGGATATGAAAGCGCTGAAGGCGTTAGGGTGCGTCGTTAGCGCCCTGTCCTGCTGGTCTCGAACCCGCAACATGCTCTCGACACGCTGCTCTTTCGTCTCACCGAACCCGATGACCATCGTGGCCGTCGTGTAGAGACCCAGGCTTTGCGCGTCGTCCATGACCGCGATCCACTCGTCCGCCGAGATGCGCGCGGGAGCGACATGACGGGCATGCCGAACTTCGTCTACGAGGATCTCACCGCCACCTCCCGGCAGTCCGTCGAGGCCCGCAGACTGGAGCTTCTCGAGGACCTCCAGGCTCGACATCCCGGTGAGCTTGACCATCCCCTTGATCTCCTCTGGGCTGAACGCCTCGATTCGCACTCTCGAGTGATGTTCCTTCAGGTAGCGGAGCAGGTTCAGGTA
It encodes:
- a CDS encoding CofH family radical SAM protein, whose translation is MDLLSRAAAGERLDAKDAVELYDLPLFELAAAADAARRSRTTPDEVSYLIDRNINYSNVCNVGCSFCGFYRTGRQSDAYVHTYDEIGEKVRELEALGGTRILMQGGVHPDLPFDWYLNLLRYLKEHHSRVRIEAFSPEEIKGMVKLTGMSSLEVLEKLQSAGLDGLPGGGGEILVDEVRHARHVAPARISADEWIAVMDDAQSLGLYTTATMVIGFGETKEQRVESMLRVRDQQDRALTTHPNAFSAFISWTLQTKGVRIEGKAPGAGSHEYLQNLAVSRLVLDNIQNFQASWPTMGYKVAQTALFFGANDFGSTMLEENVVSQAGAKHRATAEAEIIRQIVLAGFKPVQRDSDYNIIARPDVSAWQEPQQVAAQAS